One window from the genome of Micromonospora aurantiaca ATCC 27029 encodes:
- a CDS encoding MerR family transcriptional regulator, which yields MPYTVGQVARAARVTVRTLHHYDEIGLLRPSGRTPAGYRRYDEADLDRLQLIRYYRELGFPLEEIAEILDDPDSDPVAHLRRQHELLSGRIGKLQEMVAAIEHAMEARTLGIQLTPEERFEVFGDFDPDEHAEEAEQRWGGTEAYRQSQERAGRYSKEDWLRNKAENEDWGRRFVALMDSGAPADGPEAMALAEEHRQLITKWWYDCSYEIHTGLADMYVADPRFTAYFETLRPGMAAYLNEAIHANAITRS from the coding sequence ATGCCGTACACGGTGGGACAGGTGGCGCGGGCGGCCCGGGTGACGGTCCGGACGCTGCACCACTACGACGAGATCGGGCTGCTGCGGCCCAGCGGGCGCACGCCGGCGGGCTACCGCCGCTACGACGAGGCCGACCTGGACCGGTTGCAGCTCATCCGGTACTACCGCGAGCTGGGGTTCCCGCTGGAGGAGATCGCCGAGATCCTGGACGATCCGGACTCCGACCCGGTGGCGCACCTGCGCCGGCAGCACGAGCTGCTGTCCGGGCGGATCGGGAAGCTCCAGGAGATGGTCGCGGCGATCGAACACGCGATGGAGGCGAGGACGTTGGGGATCCAGTTGACCCCGGAGGAGCGGTTCGAGGTGTTCGGTGACTTCGACCCGGACGAGCACGCCGAGGAGGCGGAGCAGCGCTGGGGCGGCACCGAGGCGTACCGGCAGTCGCAGGAGCGCGCGGGCCGCTACTCGAAGGAGGACTGGCTGCGCAACAAGGCGGAGAACGAGGACTGGGGGCGGCGGTTCGTCGCGCTGATGGACTCGGGCGCGCCGGCCGACGGCCCGGAGGCGATGGCGCTGGCCGAGGAGCACCGGCAGCTCATCACCAAGTGGTGGTACGACTGCTCGTACGAGATCCACACCGGCCTGGCCGACATGTACGTGGCGGATCCGCGGTTCACCGCGTACTTCGAGACGCTGCGGCCCGGGATGGCCGCGTACCTGAACGAGGCGATCCACGCCAACGCGATCACCCGGTCCTGA
- a CDS encoding AraC family transcriptional regulator — MLDRLNAALDHLEQRLDQPLDVAALARIAGVSEHHFGRLFSALAGLPLSEYVRRRRMTLAGADVLAGRESLLDVAVRWGYGSNEAFARAFRAVHGVGPTQARQAGAVLRSQPRMSFRLVVEGNTSMDYRIVTKDAFRLAGLTARVPLVHEGMNPHIVAFVRGIDPATVRRIEALSDQEPHGIVNVSAELAGSRDEGTELDYWYAAVTGADVPDDLRSLPVEAGEWAVFSSSGAFPVAVQHLWRAVFTSWFPSNPYETRPGPEISRVRVAEDGGTADAELWIPVRRI, encoded by the coding sequence GTGCTGGATCGGCTCAACGCCGCGCTGGACCACCTCGAACAGCGGCTCGACCAGCCGCTCGACGTGGCCGCGCTGGCCCGGATCGCGGGCGTGTCGGAGCACCACTTCGGCCGGCTGTTCTCGGCGCTGGCCGGGCTGCCGCTGTCGGAGTACGTACGCCGACGCCGGATGACGCTGGCGGGCGCCGACGTGCTCGCCGGCCGGGAGTCGCTGCTCGACGTGGCGGTCCGCTGGGGGTACGGCTCGAACGAGGCGTTCGCCCGCGCGTTCCGGGCCGTGCACGGCGTCGGGCCGACGCAGGCCCGGCAGGCCGGTGCGGTGCTGCGGTCCCAGCCCCGGATGTCCTTCCGGCTCGTCGTCGAAGGGAACACCAGCATGGACTACCGGATCGTGACCAAGGACGCCTTCCGGCTCGCCGGGTTGACGGCGCGGGTGCCGCTCGTGCACGAGGGGATGAACCCGCACATCGTGGCGTTCGTCAGGGGCATCGACCCGGCTACCGTCCGCCGCATCGAGGCGCTGTCCGACCAGGAGCCGCACGGGATCGTCAACGTCAGCGCCGAGCTGGCCGGTTCCCGGGACGAGGGCACCGAGCTGGACTACTGGTACGCGGCGGTCACCGGCGCGGACGTGCCGGACGACCTGCGCAGTCTGCCGGTCGAGGCCGGCGAGTGGGCGGTGTTCTCCAGTTCCGGGGCGTTCCCGGTGGCGGTGCAGCACCTGTGGCGGGCCGTGTTCACGTCGTGGTTCCCGTCCAACCCGTACGAGACCCGCCCGGGGCCGGAGATCTCGCGGGTGCGGGTCGCCGAGGACGGCGGCACCGCCGACGCGGAGCTGTGGATCCCGGTCCGCCGCATCTAG
- a CDS encoding putative bifunctional diguanylate cyclase/phosphodiesterase has protein sequence MSLAVAAPARHPLVGRVGLVAAAVVVLGEMAWLAARLPGAALVSDLGAMAVSSWAAVLCAGAARRQPAVLRRFWELLAATMALAALGRAVWTVERLGGLGLPHTPLVGGLFAAGIVTGTAALLCSRTGPRSVIGRARTLLDGVIVGLALIPIGWVVVFHRITDAELADPMRTFGLLYPMFDLMQLTILVAVAGPGRPMWRALTVIGAGLAIRSGADAVYVSLVARGDYTPGHPVDVCWPLSYLLVGLATRYPPPNDGEGEDDVVDSPLPPWWRVALPYLPVGGAIVAVLLSRQPSGQTPQVVFVGMMGLLGVLALRQGLAANENLRLVGRLRRLAYSDQLTGLPNRLTFVRRLRRALRGGGPVAVVLLDLDGFKQVNDRFGHAAGDRLLTTTAERMRDAVGPDGMIARLGGDEFAVLVAGERPVSPEGLAVRLLAALEPLPGEEDLGVHPSASIGIAEYGPQHTSHTDLLRDADIAMYAAKAAGKAAYRTCTPELRESAVSRAELIADLRRAVDEGQLLMEFQPIVDLDTGTVRSAEALVRWRHPRLGVLTPARFLPLAEETGLIVAIDRWVIHEACRAAATWREHAPDVTVAVNIAAAHLCRPDLIATVTGAVGAAGLPPRALTLELTESALIEGSESVLDRLSQLRDLGIRIAIDDFGTGYSSLSYLHRIPATELKIDRSFVSRLDAGDARAYATVEMVNRLAGAFDLAVVAEGVETVAQHAAVTAIGCRQGQGWRYGRPAALPDLLPALSGAGAER, from the coding sequence GTGAGCCTCGCCGTCGCGGCGCCGGCCCGTCATCCGCTCGTCGGCCGTGTCGGACTTGTCGCGGCCGCTGTCGTCGTACTCGGGGAGATGGCCTGGCTGGCCGCCCGTCTGCCGGGCGCGGCGCTGGTGAGCGACCTCGGCGCGATGGCGGTGTCGAGCTGGGCGGCAGTGCTCTGCGCCGGCGCGGCGCGACGTCAGCCGGCCGTGTTGCGCCGGTTCTGGGAACTGCTCGCCGCCACCATGGCCCTCGCCGCGCTCGGCCGTGCGGTGTGGACGGTGGAACGGCTCGGCGGGCTCGGCCTGCCCCACACGCCGCTGGTGGGGGGCCTGTTCGCCGCCGGCATCGTCACCGGCACCGCCGCGCTGCTCTGCTCCCGCACCGGCCCGCGCAGCGTGATCGGCCGGGCCCGCACCCTGCTCGACGGGGTCATCGTCGGGCTGGCCCTCATCCCGATCGGCTGGGTGGTGGTGTTCCACCGGATCACCGACGCCGAGCTGGCCGACCCGATGCGGACGTTCGGGCTGCTCTACCCGATGTTCGACCTGATGCAGCTCACCATCCTCGTGGCGGTCGCCGGTCCGGGCCGGCCGATGTGGCGGGCGCTCACGGTGATCGGTGCGGGCCTGGCGATCCGGTCCGGCGCGGACGCCGTCTACGTCTCCCTGGTCGCGCGCGGCGACTACACGCCGGGGCACCCGGTCGACGTCTGCTGGCCGCTGAGCTACCTGCTGGTCGGCCTGGCCACCCGCTATCCGCCGCCGAACGACGGGGAGGGCGAGGACGACGTGGTCGACTCGCCGCTGCCGCCGTGGTGGCGGGTCGCGCTGCCGTACCTGCCGGTGGGCGGTGCGATCGTCGCGGTCCTGCTGTCGCGGCAACCCAGCGGGCAGACCCCGCAGGTCGTCTTCGTCGGCATGATGGGCCTGCTCGGGGTGCTGGCGCTGCGCCAGGGGCTGGCCGCGAACGAGAACCTGCGGCTGGTCGGGCGGCTGCGCCGGCTCGCGTACTCCGACCAGCTCACCGGCCTGCCCAACCGGCTGACGTTCGTCCGGCGGCTGCGGCGGGCGTTGCGCGGGGGTGGGCCGGTCGCCGTGGTGCTGCTCGACCTGGACGGCTTCAAGCAGGTGAACGACAGGTTCGGGCACGCCGCCGGGGACCGGCTGCTGACCACCACCGCGGAGCGCATGCGGGACGCGGTCGGCCCGGACGGGATGATCGCCCGTCTCGGCGGCGACGAGTTCGCAGTGCTCGTCGCAGGGGAGCGCCCGGTGTCACCCGAAGGGCTCGCGGTCCGGCTGCTGGCAGCCCTGGAACCGCTGCCCGGCGAGGAGGATCTCGGCGTCCACCCGTCGGCGAGCATCGGCATCGCCGAGTACGGGCCGCAGCACACTTCGCACACCGACCTGCTCCGGGACGCCGACATCGCCATGTACGCGGCGAAGGCGGCGGGCAAGGCCGCGTACCGGACGTGCACGCCGGAGCTGCGCGAGTCGGCGGTCAGCCGGGCCGAACTGATCGCCGACCTGCGCCGCGCGGTGGACGAGGGCCAGTTGCTGATGGAGTTCCAGCCCATCGTCGACCTGGACACCGGCACGGTACGCAGCGCCGAGGCGCTGGTGCGCTGGCGGCATCCCCGGCTGGGTGTGCTGACCCCGGCGCGGTTCCTGCCGCTGGCCGAGGAGACCGGGCTGATCGTGGCCATCGACAGGTGGGTCATCCACGAGGCGTGCCGGGCCGCGGCCACCTGGCGCGAGCACGCGCCGGACGTGACTGTGGCGGTGAACATCGCCGCCGCCCACCTGTGCCGGCCGGACCTGATCGCGACTGTCACCGGCGCGGTCGGCGCGGCCGGCCTGCCGCCCCGCGCGCTCACCCTGGAGCTGACCGAGTCGGCGCTGATCGAGGGCAGCGAGTCGGTGCTCGACCGGCTGTCCCAGCTGCGCGACCTCGGCATCCGCATCGCCATCGACGACTTCGGCACCGGGTACTCCTCGCTGAGCTACCTGCACCGTATCCCGGCCACCGAGCTGAAGATCGACAGGTCGTTCGTGTCCCGGCTGGACGCCGGCGACGCCCGCGCGTACGCCACCGTCGAGATGGTGAACCGGCTGGCCGGCGCGTTCGACCTGGCCGTGGTGGCCGAGGGTGTGGAGACTGTCGCGCAGCACGCGGCGGTCACCGCGATCGGCTGCCGGCAGGGCCAGGGCTGGCGGTACGGCCGTCCGGCCGCCCTGCCGGACCTGCTCCCCGCGCTGTCCGGGGCCGGCGCCGAGCGCTGA
- a CDS encoding putative quinol monooxygenase has protein sequence MLIVAGTLYVDPARRDAYLASCEAAVRAAREAPGCVDFAVSADLVEPGRINVYERWESDEQLLAFRGSGPEAEQVTEILGAEVHKFRISGVEAP, from the coding sequence ATGCTCATCGTCGCCGGCACCCTCTACGTCGATCCGGCCCGGCGGGACGCCTACCTGGCGTCCTGTGAGGCCGCCGTCCGCGCGGCCCGGGAAGCGCCCGGCTGCGTCGACTTCGCGGTCAGCGCGGACCTGGTCGAGCCGGGCCGGATCAACGTCTACGAGCGGTGGGAGTCCGACGAGCAGTTGCTGGCGTTCCGGGGCTCCGGCCCGGAGGCCGAGCAGGTGACGGAGATCCTCGGCGCCGAGGTGCACAAGTTCCGCATCTCCGGCGTCGAGGCTCCGTGA
- a CDS encoding SLC13 family permease: MVTLLAAPAEPLTNAGDTQLVLAALLGIAAVVLLIAWGKVHPFLALILGAAVLGVVAAVPVDKIVTSFSGGVGSTVGGVGLLIALGAMIGGLLAESGGADGIVERVVGRVSGTALPWAMAGVAALIGLPLFFEVGVVLLVPIVLLVSLRVNVPLMKIGIPALAGLSVLHGLVPPHPGPLVAIDALGANLGQTLALGLLVAIPTVIIAGPVFGNFIARYVPATAPAELLPTRRDAAVDRSPTRPGDGRLDADGDLVTADDLVNPGTGRPGGAIDEPVGRRSRRAPALWAAVVTVLLPVVLMLLRAIGELTLGEDTAGRKALDIAGTPIIALLAGVIFAMIFLGYRSGFSRTQVSGFLGGSLPPIAGILLIVAAGGGFKQVLVDAGVGDLVANAADGANLSPLLLGWLVAVGIRVATGSATVATITAAGIVAPLAATLQGPEVALLALAIGCGSLFFSHVNDAGFWLVKEYFGLTVGQTIKSWSVMETIISVVGFLGVLLLDVFI; this comes from the coding sequence GTGGTCACACTGCTCGCCGCACCCGCGGAACCGCTCACGAACGCCGGTGACACCCAACTCGTCCTCGCGGCCCTGCTGGGCATCGCCGCGGTGGTGCTGCTCATCGCGTGGGGCAAGGTGCACCCGTTCCTCGCGCTGATCCTCGGCGCGGCGGTCCTCGGCGTGGTCGCCGCCGTACCCGTCGACAAGATCGTCACCTCGTTCAGCGGCGGCGTCGGCTCCACTGTGGGCGGCGTGGGCCTGCTGATCGCGCTCGGCGCGATGATCGGCGGCCTGCTGGCCGAGTCCGGCGGGGCGGACGGCATCGTGGAGCGGGTGGTCGGCCGGGTCTCCGGGACCGCGCTGCCCTGGGCGATGGCCGGTGTGGCCGCGCTCATCGGCCTGCCGCTGTTCTTCGAGGTCGGCGTGGTGCTGCTGGTGCCGATCGTGCTGCTGGTCTCGCTGCGGGTGAACGTGCCGCTGATGAAGATCGGCATTCCCGCGCTCGCCGGCCTGTCGGTGCTGCACGGCCTGGTGCCGCCGCACCCCGGCCCGCTGGTGGCGATCGACGCGCTCGGCGCCAACCTCGGTCAGACGCTCGCGCTGGGCCTGCTGGTGGCGATCCCCACGGTGATCATCGCCGGCCCGGTCTTCGGCAACTTCATCGCCCGGTACGTGCCGGCCACCGCACCGGCCGAGCTGCTGCCGACCCGGCGCGACGCGGCCGTCGACCGCAGCCCGACCCGGCCCGGTGACGGCCGGCTCGACGCCGACGGCGACCTGGTTACCGCGGACGACCTGGTCAACCCGGGCACCGGACGGCCCGGCGGCGCGATCGACGAGCCGGTCGGGCGGCGATCGCGCCGGGCCCCGGCGCTCTGGGCGGCTGTGGTGACGGTGCTGCTGCCGGTGGTGCTGATGCTGCTGCGGGCGATCGGCGAGCTGACGCTCGGCGAGGACACCGCAGGCCGCAAGGCGCTGGACATCGCCGGCACCCCGATCATCGCCCTGCTGGCAGGCGTCATCTTCGCCATGATCTTCCTGGGCTACCGGTCCGGCTTCAGCCGTACCCAGGTCTCCGGTTTCCTCGGCGGCTCGCTGCCGCCGATCGCCGGCATCCTGCTGATCGTCGCCGCCGGTGGCGGCTTCAAGCAGGTACTCGTCGACGCCGGCGTGGGTGACCTGGTCGCGAACGCCGCCGACGGTGCGAACCTCTCGCCGCTGCTGCTCGGCTGGCTGGTAGCGGTCGGCATCCGGGTCGCCACCGGCTCGGCCACCGTCGCCACCATCACCGCCGCCGGCATCGTCGCGCCGCTGGCCGCCACGCTCCAGGGCCCCGAGGTGGCGCTGCTGGCGCTGGCCATCGGCTGCGGGTCACTGTTCTTCTCCCACGTCAACGACGCCGGCTTCTGGCTGGTGAAGGAGTACTTCGGGTTGACAGTCGGGCAGACCATCAAGAGCTGGTCGGTGATGGAGACCATCATCTCGGTGGTCGGCTTCCTCGGCGTCCTGCTTCTCGACGTCTTCATCTAG
- a CDS encoding gluconokinase, giving the protein MGDPAMVVGVDIGTTSSKAVAFDTTGRQLASHSIGYPLEEPNPGWAEQDPDLIHEAVIGVIRAVVDELRVPVAGLSFSTAMHSLIGLDADGTPLTPSITWADSRASAQAERLRAAPSGLALHRRTGTPVHPMAPLPKLVWFAEQEPKLHERVAHWVGIKDLVLRRLADALVTDHSVASATGLMDIHRLAWDTEALRLAGITEEQLPQLVPTTHVLPGLTPEAARATGLLADTPLVVGAGDGPLANLGLGAVRPGVVACSIGTSGAMRVMVERPGVDPLGGVFCYALTEDRWVVGGAINNGGIVLQWANDALAPELGEHAEEELLDLAATAPVGSGGLIMLPYLLSERAPHWSALPRGAYVGLTHGHGRAHLVRAALEGVCQQLALVLASVRAAGNEVREVRASGGFARSALWRQILADALGMPVRFPAGHEGSGFGAALLGMQALGLIESIEVAADLVRIEETIRPDPASAATYAALLPLFSELYDALVPTFASLRRMAPSLPPEPPPTAPPR; this is encoded by the coding sequence GTGGGCGACCCGGCCATGGTGGTGGGAGTGGACATCGGCACCACCAGTTCCAAGGCCGTCGCGTTCGACACCACCGGCCGGCAACTGGCCAGCCACTCGATCGGCTACCCCCTGGAGGAGCCGAACCCGGGCTGGGCCGAGCAGGACCCGGACCTCATCCACGAAGCCGTGATCGGCGTGATCCGCGCGGTGGTGGACGAGCTGCGCGTACCGGTTGCGGGCCTGTCGTTCAGCACCGCCATGCACAGCCTGATCGGGCTGGACGCCGACGGCACCCCGCTGACCCCGTCGATCACCTGGGCCGACTCCCGCGCGAGCGCGCAGGCCGAACGCCTGCGGGCCGCGCCCTCCGGGCTCGCCCTGCACCGGCGCACCGGCACCCCGGTCCACCCGATGGCGCCGCTGCCCAAGCTGGTCTGGTTCGCCGAGCAGGAACCGAAGCTGCACGAGCGGGTCGCGCACTGGGTCGGCATCAAGGATCTCGTGCTGCGGCGGCTCGCCGACGCGCTCGTCACCGACCACTCGGTGGCGTCCGCCACCGGCCTGATGGACATCCACCGGCTGGCCTGGGACACCGAGGCGCTCCGCCTCGCCGGCATCACCGAGGAGCAGCTCCCCCAGCTCGTACCCACCACCCACGTGCTGCCCGGGCTCACCCCCGAGGCGGCCCGCGCCACCGGGCTGCTGGCGGACACGCCGCTCGTGGTGGGCGCCGGCGACGGGCCACTGGCGAACCTCGGGCTCGGCGCGGTACGCCCCGGCGTGGTGGCCTGCTCGATCGGCACCAGCGGCGCGATGCGGGTGATGGTGGAACGCCCCGGCGTGGACCCGCTCGGCGGCGTGTTCTGCTACGCGCTCACCGAGGACCGCTGGGTGGTCGGCGGCGCCATCAACAACGGCGGCATCGTCCTCCAGTGGGCGAACGACGCGCTCGCCCCCGAGCTGGGCGAGCACGCCGAGGAGGAGCTGCTCGACCTGGCCGCCACGGCGCCGGTCGGCTCCGGCGGGCTGATCATGCTGCCGTACCTGCTCAGCGAACGGGCGCCGCACTGGAGCGCGCTGCCCCGCGGCGCGTACGTCGGGCTGACCCACGGCCACGGCCGGGCACACCTGGTCCGGGCCGCGCTGGAGGGCGTCTGCCAGCAGCTCGCCCTGGTCCTCGCCTCGGTCCGGGCCGCCGGAAACGAGGTACGCGAGGTCCGCGCCAGCGGCGGGTTCGCCCGCAGCGCGCTGTGGCGGCAGATCCTCGCCGACGCGCTCGGCATGCCGGTGCGGTTCCCCGCCGGGCACGAGGGGTCCGGCTTCGGCGCGGCGCTGCTCGGCATGCAGGCGCTCGGCCTGATCGAATCGATCGAGGTCGCCGCCGATCTGGTCCGGATCGAGGAGACGATCCGCCCGGATCCCGCCTCCGCCGCCACGTACGCCGCACTGCTCCCCCTCTTCTCCGAGCTGTACGACGCCCTCGTACCCACGTTCGCGTCCCTGCGGCGGATGGCGCCGAGCCTGCCGCCGGAACCACCACCCACCGCACCACCCCGCTGA
- the yidD gene encoding membrane protein insertion efficiency factor YidD, with translation MIFRKRHHKKKKSRDWCNCDVPTCDGPGCCDLGLFSMLLTLGSVTAGVVRRPAVDRAGRAAILGYRRWLSHRWPATCRYTPTCSAYGLAAVERYGLAVGGRMAADRVRRCRPDVPHGTHDPLH, from the coding sequence GTGATCTTCCGGAAGCGGCACCACAAGAAAAAGAAGAGCCGGGACTGGTGCAACTGCGACGTGCCCACCTGCGACGGGCCGGGCTGCTGCGACCTGGGACTCTTCTCGATGCTGCTCACCCTCGGCTCGGTGACCGCGGGCGTCGTCCGGCGGCCCGCCGTGGACCGGGCCGGCCGGGCCGCCATCCTCGGTTACCGGCGCTGGCTGTCGCACCGCTGGCCGGCGACCTGCCGCTACACGCCGACGTGCAGCGCGTACGGGCTCGCCGCGGTGGAGCGGTACGGGCTGGCGGTGGGTGGCCGGATGGCCGCGGACCGGGTACGCCGATGCCGTCCCGATGTCCCGCACGGCACCCACGACCCGCTGCACTGA
- a CDS encoding ArsR/SmtB family transcription factor, with translation MTDDPLEIRDPAQFKALAHPFRHRLLFALGAGPATLSQLAARLGAAKGTVAHHLAVLTEAGMVRPAHSRQVRGGTERYHERTFRRLVGADTDAGATAALLGAYAEELAGDPDPLVHLRHLRLTPAQARRLRSTLDELVGEAEEAPPGQPRYGVLVSLYRHPPAVR, from the coding sequence GTGACCGACGATCCGCTGGAGATCCGCGACCCGGCCCAGTTCAAGGCGCTGGCCCACCCGTTCCGGCACCGGCTGCTGTTCGCGCTCGGAGCCGGTCCCGCCACGCTCAGCCAGCTCGCCGCCCGTCTCGGCGCGGCGAAGGGCACGGTGGCCCACCATCTCGCGGTGCTGACCGAGGCCGGCATGGTCCGCCCGGCGCACAGCCGTCAGGTCCGGGGCGGCACCGAGCGCTACCACGAACGCACGTTCCGCCGGCTCGTCGGCGCCGACACCGACGCGGGCGCCACCGCCGCGCTGCTCGGGGCGTACGCCGAGGAACTCGCCGGTGACCCCGACCCGCTCGTGCACCTGCGACACCTGCGGCTCACGCCGGCCCAGGCCCGGCGCCTGCGGTCCACGCTGGACGAACTCGTGGGCGAGGCCGAGGAGGCGCCGCCGGGGCAGCCGCGCTACGGCGTGCTGGTCTCCCTCTACCGGCACCCGCCTGCGGTCCGCTGA
- a CDS encoding VOC family protein codes for MLDHFSVAVRDLEASGAFYDAVLAPLGGRRLMEPGPIGYGVDAPDFWVEPAPSGATPVPVHIAFTAADRATVRAFHDAAVAAGAEVLHAPKEWPEYHAAYYGAFVRDPDGNNVEAVCHRPE; via the coding sequence GTGCTCGACCACTTCTCCGTAGCGGTACGCGACCTGGAGGCGAGCGGCGCCTTCTACGACGCGGTCCTCGCCCCGCTGGGCGGGCGGCGGCTGATGGAGCCCGGCCCGATCGGCTACGGCGTCGACGCGCCCGACTTCTGGGTGGAGCCCGCGCCGTCCGGCGCCACGCCGGTGCCGGTGCACATCGCGTTCACCGCCGCCGACCGCGCGACGGTGCGCGCGTTCCACGACGCGGCGGTGGCAGCGGGCGCGGAGGTGCTGCACGCGCCGAAGGAGTGGCCGGAATACCACGCCGCCTACTACGGCGCGTTCGTCCGCGACCCGGACGGCAACAACGTCGAGGCGGTCTGCCACCGCCCGGAGTGA
- a CDS encoding YqjF family protein, which produces MEIEPVEHAPVRAIRRAWLAQRWHDLAFLHWAVPPERVAPLLPAGTRPDTLDGLTYVGLIGFRMVGLGLGRGPGVPYFGTFWETNVRLYSVDGSGRRAVVFRSLDASRLVPVLVAQVSLRLPYKWSAMRLDRTGDTLTYRCRRRWPGPAGSISRMAVRVGAPIPEPTPLEHFLTARWGLHTRAYGRTRHLPNWHPQWPLHRAELLHLDDELVTAAGLPAPDGPPVSVLYSPGVPVVFGGPTSVG; this is translated from the coding sequence GTGGAGATCGAGCCGGTCGAGCACGCTCCCGTACGCGCCATCCGCCGGGCCTGGCTGGCGCAGCGCTGGCACGATCTCGCCTTCCTGCACTGGGCGGTCCCGCCGGAACGGGTGGCGCCGCTGCTGCCCGCCGGCACCCGGCCGGACACGCTCGACGGGCTCACCTACGTCGGGCTGATCGGGTTCCGGATGGTCGGGCTGGGGCTCGGCCGTGGCCCGGGCGTGCCGTACTTCGGCACGTTCTGGGAGACGAACGTCCGGCTCTACTCGGTCGACGGCTCGGGGCGGCGCGCTGTCGTGTTCCGCTCGCTCGACGCGTCCCGCCTGGTGCCGGTGCTGGTGGCCCAGGTGAGCCTGCGTCTGCCGTACAAGTGGTCGGCGATGCGGCTGGACCGGACCGGTGACACGCTCACCTACCGCTGCCGCCGCCGCTGGCCCGGTCCGGCCGGCTCGATCAGCCGGATGGCGGTACGCGTCGGCGCGCCCATCCCCGAGCCGACGCCGCTGGAACACTTCCTGACCGCCCGCTGGGGCCTGCACACCCGGGCGTACGGCCGCACCCGCCACCTGCCGAACTGGCATCCACAGTGGCCGCTGCACCGCGCCGAACTGCTGCACCTCGACGACGAGCTGGTCACCGCCGCGGGCCTGCCCGCACCGGACGGGCCGCCGGTGAGCGTGCTCTACTCCCCCGGCGTACCTGTCGTCTTCGGCGGCCCCACGTCGGTCGGGTGA
- a CDS encoding phosphotransferase family protein, whose translation MSRTVSLVLLDATGRPLGALPPFDVPEPWWQEVHSIVDTVRQRHGLEVTVLRLLDADRSAPPGGHVRYLAQVVDAPAVPLEPATVDLAPHPLRQPWAEAGGPARSVAWATGELSRLGRRVTAVAQQRTWNLSAIWRLDTDQGPAWLKQLPSFARHEPEVLGRLPSVAGLPGDTNSLIGVPVVLAADGEGRMLLDDVPGEDRYGAGEGERAAVAAGHHPVQRWACGVVGELVAAGVPDLRGARLAGWIRERLAGHDVSAAAGLLAGLDRRLRQVAGCGLPDTLVHGDLHPGNVRGDGRRRVVIDWADSFAGHPAFDILRLTEDVDADAAARLVDAWARRWRADVPGSDPHRAVDLLRPVAPLRLAAVYAMFLAAIEPGEHPYHVHDVPAALARAAAVARP comes from the coding sequence GTGTCCCGCACCGTCTCGCTGGTCCTGCTCGACGCCACCGGCCGTCCGCTCGGCGCGCTGCCGCCGTTCGACGTGCCGGAGCCGTGGTGGCAGGAGGTCCACTCGATCGTCGACACCGTCCGGCAGCGCCACGGTCTGGAGGTGACGGTGCTGCGGCTGCTCGACGCCGACCGTTCCGCGCCTCCCGGCGGCCATGTCCGCTACCTGGCGCAGGTAGTCGACGCACCGGCCGTACCCCTGGAACCGGCGACCGTGGACCTCGCGCCGCACCCGCTGCGCCAGCCGTGGGCGGAGGCCGGCGGTCCGGCTCGCAGCGTCGCGTGGGCGACCGGCGAGCTGAGCCGGCTCGGCCGCCGGGTGACGGCGGTGGCGCAGCAGCGCACCTGGAACCTCTCCGCCATCTGGCGCCTGGACACCGACCAGGGCCCGGCGTGGCTGAAGCAGCTACCGTCCTTCGCCCGCCACGAGCCCGAGGTCCTCGGCCGGCTCCCCTCGGTGGCCGGTCTTCCCGGTGACACGAACTCCCTGATCGGCGTGCCGGTGGTGCTCGCCGCCGACGGGGAGGGGCGGATGCTGCTGGACGACGTGCCGGGGGAGGACCGGTACGGGGCCGGAGAGGGGGAGCGGGCCGCCGTCGCGGCCGGACATCACCCGGTGCAGCGGTGGGCGTGCGGGGTCGTCGGCGAGCTGGTCGCGGCGGGGGTGCCGGACCTGCGCGGGGCGCGGCTGGCGGGCTGGATCCGGGAACGACTCGCCGGGCACGACGTGTCGGCCGCAGCCGGCCTGCTCGCCGGGCTCGACCGGCGGCTCCGGCAGGTCGCCGGCTGCGGCCTGCCGGACACGCTCGTGCACGGCGACCTGCACCCCGGCAACGTCCGCGGCGACGGGCGGCGGCGGGTGGTGATCGACTGGGCGGACTCGTTCGCCGGCCACCCCGCCTTCGACATCCTGCGTCTCACCGAGGACGTCGACGCGGACGCCGCCGCCCGGCTGGTCGACGCGTGGGCGCGACGGTGGCGGGCCGACGTGCCCGGCAGCGACCCGCACCGGGCCGTCGACCTGCTCCGGCCGGTCGCACCGCTGCGGCTGGCCGCCGTGTACGCGATGTTCCTCGCCGCGATCGAGCCGGGCGAGCATCCGTACCACGTGCACGACGTGCCGGCCGCGCTGGCGCGAGCGGCGGCGGTGGCGCGACCCTAG